The Nitrosococcus watsonii C-113 genome includes the window CTTTTGTTGACACTCGACGACAAAATCCAATTGAACCACCAAATCAACCAAACCCTCGAACAAATGGCCCAGGCCATCTTCAAAAGCTGGTTTGTGGATTTCGAGCCGGTCAAAGCCAAAATCGCCGCACTGAAAGCTGGCGGCAGCGAGGAAGACGCCCTGCTCGCCGCCATGCAAGCCATTTCCGGCAAATCCTCGGAACAACTCACCCGCCTTCAGGCCGAGCAGCCCGAGCAATACGCCGAGCTCCGCGCCACCGCCGAGCCGTTTCCATCGGCTATGCAGGAAAGTGAGTTGGGGGAGATTCCGGAGGGGTGGGGCGTTGGAGCGCTTCAAGATCTCTGCTTGAAAGTTGAAAGCGGAGGCACCCCAAAACGCAATATTCCAGAGTACTGGGGCGGCGAGATTAAATGGCTGGCCTCTGGAGAAGTTCGAGATGTAATTGCTTTCGGTACAAAAGAAAAAATTACAAAAAGTGGACTAGAGAATAGTTCAGCAAAACTCTGGCCTAAGTACAGCACCGTGGTAGCAATGTATGGGGCAACCGCAGGGCAAGTCTGTCTCTTGGCCGACACAATGACCACGAATCAAGCATGTTGCGGCTTAATTCCAAAAGAGAACAACAAAGCATTCCTGTTCATTACCGCGAGAAACTCTGTTTCCTCATTAGCAGATAAAGCATCAGGCTCCGCGCAACAAAACCTAAATAAAGGCTTAGTATCAAGGCACGCCTCCTTGCTGCCACCAGAGAATGTTCTGTTAGCGTACGAATCTATTACGTTTCCGCTTATCCATGCTTGGATTCAAAACACACATGAATGCGTACAGCTAACCGAATTACGCGATAGTCTTCTCCCCAAACTCCTCTCCGGCGAACTTTCGATATCGGATGCTGAATGCAGGGTATCCGAAATGGATGTCAGTGCTTGCACAGAGGACAGCCTGCTTTGACTGGCCCCTGAGCCGCTAACATAAATCGGCTCACAAGAAAACTGGATAAGGTAATCCACACAAGCACATTCAAGGAGGAAAGAAATAACTTATGGCGCATCAACAAATACAGATTTTCACCTCAAACGATGGCAAGGCCCAGCTGGAAGTGGCGCTGGAGCAGGGAACGGTGTGGCTCAGCCTGGACCAGATGACCGGGCTATTTGATCGGGATAAATCGGTTATTTCCCGCCATATTCGCAATGTCTTCAAAGAGGGCGAGTTGGAGCGGGAGTCAGTTGTTGCAAAAAATGCAACAACTGCCGCCGACGGCAAAACCTACGAGGTCGACTATTACAATCTCGATGTCATCATCTCCGTCGGCTATCGCGTCAAGTCTCAGCGTGGCGTCCAGTTCCGCCAATGGGCCACCCAGGTTCTCAAGGATCACCTGGTACAGGGCTATACCCTTAACCAGCGTCGCCTGACTGAGCGGGGTATCGAGTTCGAGCAAGCCGTTGACCTGCTCAGCCGCACGCTCACCCACCAGGGACTGGTGTCTAATGAAGGCGAAGCCGTTACCCGGGTGATCAGCGAGTATGCCCGCTCCTGGAGCCTGTTACAGGGCTACGATGAGCAGCAGTTGGCCGAGGTTGGCATCAAGCAACCGGACATGCAGCCGTTAGAACTGGACGAAGCGCTCAAAGCCATTGGCGAGCTCAAACAGACCCTGATGGCCAAGGGCGAGGCCACGGAGCTGTTTGGTCAGTTGCGGAGTAACGGCCTGGCTTCCGCCCTGGCCACCATTGAGCAGGGTTTCGGGGGTGAGCTGTTTTATCCGAACATCGCCGCCCGTGCCGCTCATCTCCTCTATTTCGTCATCAAGAATCACCCCTTGGCTGACGGCAACAAACGCTGCGGCTCGTTTCTGTTTTTGTGGTACCTGCGCCGTAACGCCGCGTTGCTGGCACGGTCGGTGGAACAACTGATTAATGACAACACCCTGGTGGCCTTGGCCCTGCTGGTGGCGGAAAGCCTGCCGGATCAGAAAACCCTGATGATCCGGCTGATTGAGCATTTCATTCTGCTGCGCGAGTCTGCCCAGGGATAGGAAGGATGTATGACCGAAGA containing:
- a CDS encoding restriction endonuclease subunit S, which produces MISDFRTTVYGQVSSKLQEKKLSELCVGKSGIQTGPFGSQLHKYDYVEQGTPIITVEHLGDNRIEHLNTPYVSDADRHRLSKYQIKEGDIVFSRVGSVDRRALVRKQEDGWLFSGRCLRVRVENELIDPAYLSYFFGLETFKSYIRSIAVGATMPSINTKILSDLPIYYCSDLEEQKEIAKLLLTLDDKIQLNHQINQTLEQMAQAIFKSWFVDFEPVKAKIAALKAGGSEEDALLAAMQAISGKSSEQLTRLQAEQPEQYAELRATAEPFPSAMQESELGEIPEGWGVGALQDLCLKVESGGTPKRNIPEYWGGEIKWLASGEVRDVIAFGTKEKITKSGLENSSAKLWPKYSTVVAMYGATAGQVCLLADTMTTNQACCGLIPKENNKAFLFITARNSVSSLADKASGSAQQNLNKGLVSRHASLLPPENVLLAYESITFPLIHAWIQNTHECVQLTELRDSLLPKLLSGELSISDAECRVSEMDVSACTEDSLL
- the rhuM gene encoding virulence protein RhuM/Fic/DOC family protein, with product MAHQQIQIFTSNDGKAQLEVALEQGTVWLSLDQMTGLFDRDKSVISRHIRNVFKEGELERESVVAKNATTAADGKTYEVDYYNLDVIISVGYRVKSQRGVQFRQWATQVLKDHLVQGYTLNQRRLTERGIEFEQAVDLLSRTLTHQGLVSNEGEAVTRVISEYARSWSLLQGYDEQQLAEVGIKQPDMQPLELDEALKAIGELKQTLMAKGEATELFGQLRSNGLASALATIEQGFGGELFYPNIAARAAHLLYFVIKNHPLADGNKRCGSFLFLWYLRRNAALLARSVEQLINDNTLVALALLVAESLPDQKTLMIRLIEHFILLRESAQG